One window of Carassius auratus strain Wakin chromosome 17, ASM336829v1, whole genome shotgun sequence genomic DNA carries:
- the psmc1a gene encoding proteasome 26S subunit, ATPase 1a, translated as MGQSQSGGQGPGGGKKDDKDKKKKYEPPIPTRVGKKKKKVKGPDAASKLPLVTPHTQCRLKLLKQERIKDYLLMEEEFIRNQEQMKPLEEKQEEERSKVDDLRGTPMSVGTLEEIIDDNHAIVSTSVGSEHYVSILSFVDKDLLEPGCSVLLNHKVHAVIGVLMDDTDPLVTVMKVEKAPQETYADIGGLDNQIQEIKESVELPLTHPEYYEEMGIKPPKGVILYGAPGTGKTLLAKAVANQTSATFLRVVGSELIQKYLGDGPKLVRELFRVAEEHAPSIVFIDEIDAIGTKRYDSNSGGEREIQRTMLELLNQLDGFDSRGDVKVIMATNRIDTLDPALIRPGRIDRKIEFPLPDEKTKRRIFQIHTSRMTVADDVTLDDLILAKDDLSGADIKAICTEAGLMALRERRMKVTNEDFKKSKENVLYKKQEGTPEGLYL; from the exons ATG GGTCAAAGTCAGAGTGGAGGACAAGGACCTGGTGGAGGAAAGAAAGATGACAAA GATAAGAAAAAGAAGTATGAGCCACCCATTCCCACAAGAGTtgggaaaaagaagaagaaagtgaaGGGACCAGATGCTGCAAGCAAACTCCCCCTGG TCACTCCACACACACAGTGCAGACTGAAACTCCTCAAACAAGAGCGAATCAAAGACTATCTGCTGATGGAGGAGGAGTTCATCAGGAACCAGGAGCAGATGAAGCCTCTGGAGGAGAAACAAGAG GAGGAGAGATCTAAAGTGGATGACCTCAGAGGGACGCCCATGTCTGTGGGCACTCTGGAGGAGATCATTGACGATAATCACGCCATCGTCTCGACATCAGTGGGCTCAGAACATTATGTCAGTATTCTGTCATTTGTAGATAAAGACCTTCTAGAGCCCGGCTGCTCTGTGTTACTGAACCACAAG GTTCATGCAGTAATCGGGGTGCTGATGGATGACACAGACCCTCTGGTGACTGTAATGAAAGTAGAGAAAGCCCCGCAGGAGACCTATGCAGACATCGGAGGTCTGGACAACCAGATTCAAGAGATCAAG gaatCTGTGGAGCTTCCCCTTACACATCCAGAGTATTATGAAGAGATGGGAATAAAGCCGCCTAAAGGAGTCATTCTGTATggtgcaccgggaacag GCAAAACTCTTCTGGCAAAGGCAGTGGCGAACCAGACGTCTGCCACCTTCCTGAGGGTGGTGGGCTCAGAGCTTATTCAGAAGTACCTGGGTGATGGTCCCAAACTGGTGCGAGAGCTCTTCAGAGTGGCTGAGGAACATGCTCCGTCCATTGTCTTCATAGATGAGATTGACGCTATCGGCACAAAGAG GTATGACTCTAATTCAGGAGGAGAGCGTGAGATCCAGAGAACAATGTTGGAGCTGTTAAACCAGTTGGATGGATTTGACTCCCGCGGAGACGTTAAAGTCATCATGGCCACTAATAGGATTGATACACTCGACCCAGCTCTCATTAGACCAG GAAGAATCGATCGCAAGATTGAGTTTCCACTGCCAGATGAGAAGACAAAGCGCAGAATCTTTCAGATCCACACCAGCAGGATGACTGTTGCAGATGACGTGACTTTGGACGACCTCATCCTGGCTAAAGACGACCTCTCCGGTGCTGACATCAAG GCCATTTGCACCGAGGCAGGGCTGATGGCTCTGAGGGAACGCAGAATGAAAGTTACTAATGAAGACTTCAAGAAGTCTAAAGAGAATGTCCTGTACAAGAAGCAGGAGGGGACACCAGAGGGGCTCTACCTTTAA